CGGGCGAAGATCTCGATCCGTTACACACCTGACCTGCGTTTTTGCCCCTGCCGGAAATCTCCTCGACGGACGCCGGACGGCACTGAATGATGGCTGAAGAGACCGCTTTCGGGGGTTTGACGGTCTTGACGAGGGGGAATCGTCGGCAGATTCAGCGCCGGGCCATGCGGCCCGGAGCCGGTTGCCGCACGCCTTCGTCGTCAGCTGTGCGAAACGAAGCCGAAAAAAAGGGGAACGATGACGAAGATGAAGCGCCTGATGGTGACGGTCGCCGCGGCGGCGGGCCTGTTCGGCCTGATCGCGGTGCCGCAGGCCGGCGCGGCCGACGGCAAGGGGACGCCGGTCACGTCGCTCGGCCAGATCAAGCTGATCCCGTCCAAGGTGGCGGGGGCCGCGCAGCACCAGCGCTCGGCCGGCACCATGGCCGCGCAGGACGTCAACCCGGGGCCGTACCTGCTGCAGTCCGTGGGCTTCGGGCGCTGCTGGGACGCCGACGTGAACACCATCAACGCCAACGGCACGAAGATGCAGCTCTGGGACTGCAACGACACCGCGCCGAACCAGGCGTTCTGGCTGACCCAGAACCCGGAAGGCTACTACCGGTTCCAGAACTACCAGAGCGGCCGCTACCTCGACGCCGACCTGAACACGATCAACGGCAACGGCACCAAGATCCAGCTGTGGGACTACATGGCCGGTGGCAAGAACCAGTGGTGGACGCTCGCCGAGATCCCCGAGGGCTACCTGCGCCTGCAGACCCCGGCCAGCCCGCGCTACCTGACCGCCGAGGGCACGGTGGGTGGCAACGGCACGCGGCTGCAGCTGTGGGACTTCATCGCGGGCGGCAAGTCGCAGTGGTGGCAGTGATCCGCATGAGCAACTGAACGCGGGCCCCGAGTCTCGGGGCC
This window of the Amycolatopsis balhimycina FH 1894 genome carries:
- a CDS encoding RICIN domain-containing protein, producing the protein MTKMKRLMVTVAAAAGLFGLIAVPQAGAADGKGTPVTSLGQIKLIPSKVAGAAQHQRSAGTMAAQDVNPGPYLLQSVGFGRCWDADVNTINANGTKMQLWDCNDTAPNQAFWLTQNPEGYYRFQNYQSGRYLDADLNTINGNGTKIQLWDYMAGGKNQWWTLAEIPEGYLRLQTPASPRYLTAEGTVGGNGTRLQLWDFIAGGKSQWWQ